The proteins below come from a single Nocardiopsis gilva YIM 90087 genomic window:
- a CDS encoding MerR family transcriptional regulator yields the protein MYGEPVRIGELSALTGVSRRSLRYYEQHGLLESRRSENGWREYDQDAVVRVRNIRELLGSGLSVADLQRVAPCLDQDLDPEQCYRVLEIYNHRLAELDRKISVLAGHRDRLEKRISGVG from the coding sequence ATGTACGGTGAACCGGTGCGGATCGGAGAGCTTTCGGCGCTGACAGGCGTCAGCCGGAGGTCGCTGCGGTACTACGAGCAGCACGGGCTCCTGGAGTCCCGCCGTTCGGAGAACGGTTGGCGCGAATACGACCAGGACGCCGTGGTGCGGGTTCGCAACATCCGCGAACTGCTGGGGTCCGGGTTGAGCGTCGCCGACCTGCAACGCGTCGCGCCCTGCCTGGACCAGGACCTGGACCCCGAACAGTGCTACCGCGTCCTGGAGATCTACAACCATCGCCTGGCCGAACTCGACAGGAAGATCTCCGTCCTCGCCGGCCACCGCGACCGGCTGGAAAAGCGAATCAGCGGAGTTGGATAA
- a CDS encoding MarR family winged helix-turn-helix transcriptional regulator: MSDKTSNADSRAPSPEEIKEILGFIPLLAGYFRPARAMADMPDELRALFEDHRLTPRHGAVLTQMLAEEPLTVTALARRLDVSLGTASELVGDLSRTGWVDRREDPDNRRRAFVSIPEGRRPLVESMIAARAAPLLRVLEGLSPRDREGFRAGLRAWAREVREL; the protein is encoded by the coding sequence GTGAGTGACAAGACCTCGAACGCGGACTCGCGAGCGCCGAGCCCTGAGGAGATCAAGGAGATCCTCGGCTTCATTCCGCTGCTCGCCGGGTACTTCCGCCCGGCCCGGGCGATGGCCGACATGCCCGATGAGCTGCGGGCACTGTTCGAGGACCACCGGCTGACACCGCGGCACGGGGCCGTCCTCACCCAGATGCTGGCCGAGGAGCCGCTCACCGTCACCGCCCTGGCCCGGCGGTTGGATGTGTCACTCGGCACGGCCAGCGAGCTTGTCGGAGACCTGAGCCGAACCGGCTGGGTGGACCGCCGCGAGGACCCGGACAACCGCCGCCGCGCGTTCGTCAGCATCCCCGAGGGGCGCCGCCCCCTGGTCGAGTCGATGATCGCCGCGCGCGCCGCCCCGCTCCTGCGCGTCCTCGAAGGTCTCTCGCCCCGCGACCGCGAAGGGTTCCGGGCCGGGCTTCGGGCCTGGGCCCGGGAGGTGCGCGAGCTGTGA
- a CDS encoding questin oxidase family protein → MIGYEDAVNDALLRLDGLGYEHGSNDFATHGPMAAEALAALGHGDQVAAWVNNYRNTTEHHDPPERRSGIDPEDESSWRSALGEFSKAGEWEHLFARELAEAPWRDVLARWWPRLIPGMLSGLTHGTIRTAHAVRGIAAARTPSQAQLTELARALAYWAARYHRLPGQAHLRGTSDLGSAIAALPRQSADGGAAQPPPLPPQRLRGLGENAGYNDALDSVRPTDPQWLISEMTAEFAGVYLAHPEVFPVPLIHGVTAPAAVRLVLPHLPVELHEPTVAALWQVHMALLLAFTDDRRGEAEALAASQDDDVPALSELIARGAEHVDEHVIKFTEACAREYALRPDPRYEAALHAAQQRIPNRGALSVFPA, encoded by the coding sequence GTGATCGGCTACGAAGACGCCGTCAACGACGCACTCCTCCGCCTGGACGGCCTGGGCTACGAGCACGGATCCAACGACTTCGCCACCCACGGGCCGATGGCGGCCGAGGCCCTGGCGGCCCTCGGCCACGGAGACCAGGTCGCGGCGTGGGTGAACAACTATCGGAACACCACGGAGCACCACGACCCGCCCGAGCGGCGTTCCGGCATCGATCCCGAGGACGAGTCGTCGTGGCGCTCCGCGCTGGGCGAGTTCAGCAAGGCCGGGGAGTGGGAGCACCTGTTCGCTCGTGAGCTGGCCGAGGCACCGTGGCGCGACGTGCTCGCCCGCTGGTGGCCCCGCCTCATCCCGGGCATGCTCAGCGGCCTGACGCACGGCACGATCCGCACCGCGCACGCCGTGCGCGGCATCGCCGCCGCCCGCACCCCCAGCCAGGCACAGCTGACCGAGCTCGCTCGGGCGCTCGCCTACTGGGCGGCGCGCTACCACCGGCTACCCGGCCAGGCGCACCTGCGCGGCACGTCCGATCTCGGTTCGGCGATCGCCGCCCTGCCGCGCCAGTCGGCCGACGGAGGGGCTGCTCAGCCGCCCCCGCTACCTCCGCAGCGTCTCCGCGGGCTGGGCGAGAACGCGGGGTACAACGACGCTCTGGACTCCGTGCGCCCCACCGACCCGCAGTGGCTCATCAGCGAGATGACGGCGGAGTTCGCGGGCGTCTACCTCGCCCACCCGGAGGTCTTCCCCGTGCCACTGATCCACGGCGTCACGGCACCTGCGGCGGTCCGGCTCGTGCTCCCGCACCTGCCGGTCGAACTGCACGAACCGACGGTGGCGGCGCTGTGGCAGGTGCACATGGCACTGCTGCTGGCCTTCACCGATGACCGGCGGGGCGAGGCGGAGGCGCTCGCGGCGTCCCAGGACGACGACGTCCCGGCACTCAGCGAACTGATCGCCCGCGGCGCGGAGCATGTGGACGAGCACGTCATCAAGTTCACCGAGGCGTGCGCGCGCGAGTACGCACTCCGGCCGGATCCGCGCTATGAGGCGGCGCTGCACGCCGCCCAGCAGCGCATCCCGAACCGGGGAGCACTGTCCGTGTTCCCCGCATGA
- a CDS encoding glycoside hydrolase family 10 protein has protein sequence MDQDHASRPIPHSPQDSALLSRRSTLRAAGGALTALVSAPLLASALPARDALAARGGAPSDDPDDYDDPCPEPDPDAPPKRQMRAAWIASVVNIDWPSAQGLDVATQQTELARLYDEAVSHGLNAVFVQIRPTADAFWPSPFEPWSEWLTGQQGGNPGYDPLEFAIAEAHRRNLEFHGWFNPYRVSMHNEIERLVESHPARLHPEWIFEYGERFYYNPGIPEVRAFVQDAMMHAVEHYDMDGVHFDDYFYPYPSGNREIPDRETYARYGNRFDYIGDWRRYNVDLLVREMSERIKAAKPHVRFGISPFGIWRNASSDPDGSDTSGFESYDGIYADSRKWVREGWLDYINPQVYWEIGLKVADYAKLVPWWAGVVEGTDTHLYIGQAAYKVGNPGAWEDMRELSRHLAFNRDYPQVNGDVYFSAIRMRTTAAEAMRIIAEEHYAYPALIPVTEGLDGEAPPAPLIIRARRTAGGAELTIRRRHRSEPAYYAVYRFAGEPEYAEPPVCDMEDPRNMAGTVRCDGEMTTFVDTEVAEGPHTYYVTALDRLHHESEPSRGRYVA, from the coding sequence ATGGACCAGGACCACGCCTCCCGCCCGATCCCCCACTCACCGCAGGACTCCGCGCTGCTCTCCCGCCGCTCCACACTGCGCGCGGCGGGCGGCGCGCTGACCGCACTCGTCTCCGCACCACTGCTCGCCTCTGCCCTGCCCGCGCGCGACGCGTTGGCGGCACGGGGCGGAGCGCCGAGCGACGACCCCGACGACTACGACGACCCCTGCCCCGAACCCGACCCCGACGCGCCGCCCAAGCGGCAGATGCGTGCGGCGTGGATCGCCTCCGTCGTGAACATCGACTGGCCCAGCGCCCAGGGCCTCGACGTCGCGACCCAGCAGACCGAGCTGGCCCGGCTGTACGACGAGGCGGTCAGCCACGGCCTCAACGCGGTCTTCGTGCAGATCCGACCGACGGCCGACGCCTTCTGGCCGTCCCCGTTCGAGCCGTGGTCGGAGTGGCTGACCGGACAGCAGGGCGGTAACCCCGGCTACGACCCGCTGGAGTTCGCCATCGCCGAGGCGCACCGGCGGAACCTGGAGTTCCACGGCTGGTTCAACCCGTACCGGGTCTCGATGCACAACGAGATCGAGCGCCTGGTGGAGAGCCACCCGGCCCGGCTGCACCCGGAGTGGATATTCGAGTACGGCGAGCGCTTCTACTACAACCCGGGCATCCCGGAGGTCCGTGCCTTCGTGCAGGACGCGATGATGCACGCGGTCGAGCACTACGACATGGACGGCGTGCACTTCGACGACTACTTCTACCCCTATCCCTCGGGCAATAGGGAAATACCGGACCGGGAGACCTACGCCCGCTACGGGAACCGCTTCGACTACATCGGCGACTGGCGACGGTACAACGTCGACCTGCTGGTGCGGGAGATGAGCGAGCGGATCAAGGCGGCCAAGCCGCACGTGCGGTTCGGAATCAGCCCGTTCGGGATCTGGCGCAACGCGTCCAGCGATCCGGACGGATCCGATACCAGCGGCTTCGAGTCCTACGACGGCATCTACGCCGACTCGCGGAAGTGGGTGCGCGAGGGGTGGCTCGACTACATCAACCCGCAGGTGTACTGGGAGATCGGGCTGAAGGTCGCCGACTACGCGAAGCTCGTGCCGTGGTGGGCGGGCGTGGTCGAGGGGACCGACACGCACCTGTACATCGGGCAGGCCGCATACAAGGTGGGCAACCCGGGGGCGTGGGAGGACATGCGCGAGCTGAGCCGGCATCTCGCGTTCAACCGGGACTACCCGCAGGTGAACGGGGACGTGTACTTCAGCGCGATTCGGATGCGGACGACGGCGGCGGAGGCCATGCGGATCATCGCCGAGGAGCACTACGCGTATCCGGCGCTGATACCGGTCACCGAAGGGCTCGACGGCGAGGCACCGCCTGCGCCGTTGATCATCCGCGCCCGGCGCACGGCGGGCGGGGCGGAGCTGACCATTCGGCGGCGGCACCGCAGCGAGCCGGCGTACTACGCGGTGTACCGGTTTGCCGGGGAGCCCGAATATGCCGAGCCGCCGGTATGCGACATGGAGGATCCACGGAACATGGCCGGGACGGTGCGGTGCGATGGTGAGATGACCACGTTCGTCGACACGGAGGTGGCAGAGGGGCCGCACACCTATTACGTAACGGCGCTGGACCGCCTGCACCACGAGAGCGAGCCGAGTCGCGGTCGCTACGTCGCGTGA
- a CDS encoding rhomboid family intramembrane serine protease, whose translation MTQSRITAILTVAAFAAAMWIIEVLDFLANGAFDQTFGLRAWQTDAPWTVLTAPFMHAGFEHLMSNTVPFLVLGSLVALGGLGRFMWTTLIVMVVSAVGVWLFSSPGTLTVGASGLVFGYFGYTVLRGIVERRTVDIVIMISVIIFYGTLIWGVLPQQTGISWQAHLFGFIGGLLSAYVLPRTETPRPITRGPEYGSPGYYS comes from the coding sequence GTGACGCAGTCTCGGATTACCGCCATCCTGACCGTCGCGGCCTTCGCCGCCGCGATGTGGATCATCGAGGTCCTTGACTTCCTCGCCAACGGAGCGTTCGACCAGACCTTCGGCCTGCGCGCCTGGCAGACGGACGCCCCGTGGACGGTGCTGACGGCGCCGTTCATGCACGCGGGCTTCGAGCACCTGATGAGCAACACCGTGCCCTTCCTGGTGCTCGGCTCACTCGTGGCGTTGGGCGGGCTCGGCCGCTTCATGTGGACGACGCTGATCGTGATGGTGGTGAGCGCGGTCGGCGTGTGGCTGTTCTCCTCGCCGGGGACGCTCACGGTGGGCGCCAGTGGCCTGGTCTTCGGGTATTTCGGCTACACCGTGCTACGCGGGATCGTCGAGCGCCGGACCGTCGACATCGTCATCATGATCAGCGTCATCATCTTCTACGGCACGCTGATCTGGGGTGTGCTGCCCCAGCAGACGGGCATCTCCTGGCAGGCCCACCTCTTCGGCTTCATCGGCGGCCTGCTGTCCGCCTACGTCCTCCCCCGGACCGAGACACCGCGCCCGATCACCCGCGGCCCCGAGTACGGCTCTCCCGGCTACTACAGCTGA
- the dcd gene encoding dCTP deaminase: MLLSDRDIRSEIESGRVKIDPYDPGLIQPSSIDVRLDRYFRVFENHKYPHIDPAVEQPDLTRLVASEGDEAFILHPGEFVLASTYEVITLPDDIASRLEGKSSLGRLGLLTHSTAGFIDPGFSGHVTLELSNVATLPIKLYPGMKIGQLCMFRLTSPAERPYGSPAYGSRYQGQRGPTPSRSFMNFFRTPVDSDDR; the protein is encoded by the coding sequence GTGCTGCTCTCCGATCGTGATATCAGGTCCGAAATCGAGTCTGGGCGGGTCAAGATCGATCCGTATGACCCCGGGCTGATCCAGCCGTCGAGTATCGATGTCCGGCTCGACCGGTACTTTCGTGTGTTCGAGAACCACAAGTACCCGCACATCGACCCCGCGGTCGAGCAGCCGGATCTGACTCGGTTGGTCGCTTCCGAGGGGGATGAGGCGTTCATCCTGCACCCCGGGGAGTTCGTGTTGGCCTCCACCTATGAGGTCATCACGCTGCCGGACGACATCGCCAGTCGCCTCGAGGGGAAGAGCTCGCTGGGGCGGCTCGGGCTGCTGACGCACTCCACCGCTGGGTTCATCGATCCCGGGTTCTCCGGGCATGTCACGTTGGAGCTGTCCAACGTGGCGACGCTGCCCATCAAGCTCTACCCGGGGATGAAGATCGGTCAGCTGTGCATGTTCCGGCTGACCTCGCCCGCGGAGCGGCCCTATGGGTCGCCCGCCTACGGTTCCCGATACCAGGGGCAGCGTGGGCCGACGCCCTCACGGTCCTTCATGAACTTCTTCCGGACGCCGGTCGACTCGGACGATCGCTGA
- a CDS encoding WGR domain-containing protein, whose translation MQQCRSHRFSSFFRTRLKPSDEGDGGHKFYEVVTPGTEAAVRFGRDGKAEPMRVANCATPAKAAAAASKKIAEKLRKGYAPAVQGVRKRRPVTRRQIVRRRSTARRASVLW comes from the coding sequence ATGCAGCAGTGTCGAAGCCACCGTTTCTCCTCCTTCTTCCGAACTCGACTGAAGCCCTCCGACGAGGGCGACGGTGGGCACAAGTTCTATGAGGTGGTGACCCCCGGGACCGAGGCCGCGGTCCGATTTGGGCGCGACGGGAAGGCCGAACCGATGCGGGTGGCGAATTGTGCGACACCGGCGAAGGCTGCGGCCGCGGCTTCGAAGAAGATCGCGGAGAAGCTGCGCAAGGGGTACGCGCCCGCGGTGCAGGGGGTGCGCAAGCGGCGGCCTGTCACACGGCGGCAGATCGTGCGTCGCCGGTCGACGGCCCGACGGGCGTCGGTTCTGTGGTGA
- a CDS encoding cytochrome ubiquinol oxidase subunit I — protein sequence MLDDPLQLARLQFALTAATHYMFVAFTLGLAPYVLFSQLSATLRRDEARMRAVRFWGGLYVVNYAMGILSGLVMELQLALNWQGLGEVFGYAFGAPLAVETMAAFFVESTFLGLWIFGWDRMGRWAHWGCFLVVTATAYASAYWVLVANGFLKWPAGFAIEDGVAVIDDAWVLVANPSALMGFAHVVMSTMLVGGAVIIATSAYHLRRRNDPDRMYHRSIRHGVVLLMIGLIPTVISGGVQFTLLGKEPPTSGATYSAAEIAAIEQGHGDGSSAQVFGGLGLALMMLAWSLLACVCILTALVWLVGRLDRWRWHLRLLAFVPVLPYAASVGGWVFRETERQPWVVRHHLTTADAMTDMSPLMAGVSFTFFTVAFALLGTVTAWLLIRLARRGPDASPLAAPDLSAPDDLDRGPAPTL from the coding sequence ATGCTCGATGATCCGCTTCAGCTCGCGCGGCTGCAGTTCGCTCTTACTGCTGCGACGCACTACATGTTCGTCGCGTTCACGCTCGGCCTGGCGCCCTATGTCCTGTTCAGCCAGCTCAGCGCCACCCTGCGTCGGGATGAGGCGCGGATGCGGGCGGTGCGGTTCTGGGGTGGGTTGTACGTCGTGAACTACGCGATGGGCATCCTGTCCGGGCTGGTCATGGAGTTGCAGCTGGCGCTGAACTGGCAGGGGCTCGGCGAAGTGTTCGGGTACGCGTTCGGCGCACCGCTGGCCGTGGAGACCATGGCCGCGTTCTTCGTCGAGTCGACCTTCCTGGGCCTGTGGATTTTCGGATGGGACCGCATGGGCCGGTGGGCCCACTGGGGTTGCTTCCTCGTCGTCACCGCCACGGCCTACGCCTCGGCGTATTGGGTCCTGGTCGCTAACGGGTTCCTGAAGTGGCCCGCCGGCTTCGCGATCGAGGATGGTGTGGCGGTCATCGACGACGCGTGGGTTCTGGTGGCCAATCCGTCCGCGTTGATGGGGTTCGCGCACGTGGTGATGTCGACGATGTTGGTCGGCGGCGCCGTCATCATCGCAACCAGCGCCTACCACCTGCGGCGCCGCAATGATCCCGACCGGATGTACCACCGGAGCATCCGGCACGGCGTTGTGCTGTTGATGATCGGGCTGATCCCAACGGTGATCAGCGGTGGAGTGCAGTTCACCCTGTTGGGCAAGGAGCCGCCGACCAGCGGGGCCACCTACTCCGCGGCCGAGATCGCGGCGATCGAGCAGGGGCACGGAGACGGGAGCAGCGCCCAGGTCTTCGGAGGGCTGGGCCTCGCCCTGATGATGCTCGCCTGGTCGCTGCTGGCCTGCGTCTGCATACTCACGGCGCTGGTGTGGCTGGTCGGCCGACTCGACCGATGGCGCTGGCACCTGCGGCTGCTCGCCTTCGTGCCGGTGCTGCCGTATGCGGCGAGCGTCGGCGGGTGGGTCTTCCGCGAGACCGAGCGTCAGCCCTGGGTCGTGCGCCACCACCTGACGACGGCGGACGCCATGACCGACATGTCCCCGCTCATGGCCGGGGTGTCCTTCACCTTCTTCACGGTGGCTTTCGCTCTGCTCGGAACGGTCACCGCCTGGCTACTGATCCGCCTCGCCCGGCGCGGCCCCGACGCGAGCCCGCTGGCCGCACCGGATCTGTCCGCCCCCGACGACCTTGACCGTGGCCCCGCCCCGACACTGTGA
- a CDS encoding cytochrome d ubiquinol oxidase subunit II, producing METFPVLLLSGLVVGYFVLAGCDIGLGMLMPHLARTPTERRRLVAAIAPYFLGTEVWLVGAFGVVAGLFPALKGVLFEGGLWVVFSVLLAGWLSRDAGVWLRARVDRTGWHSACDTMITAGSWVMGTTWGLVVGGLLAGGNPLSPFGLIGALTVMMLFLLRGAAFGAERLVPRQANGDHGAPSADEAAFLTRLLARIGLGVIVVAAVVALVPGSGLAVDRPFALAVSASVPVAALAATTGLSGPHLSRHTSALALAAIPVVVGAALGLPLHSAPASTLLLTGVAILPILPLMLVGQVALYRMLRRPADEHGFFVSTMPPLSDSPVNR from the coding sequence ATGGAAACCTTTCCTGTCCTCCTGCTCTCCGGCCTGGTCGTGGGCTATTTCGTACTCGCCGGGTGTGACATCGGCCTGGGCATGCTGATGCCCCACCTCGCCCGGACACCGACAGAGCGTCGTCGCCTGGTGGCGGCGATCGCCCCCTATTTCCTCGGCACCGAGGTGTGGCTGGTGGGCGCTTTCGGCGTCGTCGCCGGGTTGTTCCCCGCTTTGAAAGGCGTGCTCTTCGAAGGTGGCCTCTGGGTGGTCTTCAGTGTTCTGTTGGCGGGGTGGCTCTCCCGCGACGCCGGGGTGTGGCTGCGGGCTCGCGTGGACAGGACCGGCTGGCATTCGGCCTGCGACACGATGATCACTGCAGGGAGCTGGGTCATGGGCACGACGTGGGGGTTGGTGGTTGGGGGGTTGCTCGCCGGTGGCAATCCGCTGTCGCCGTTCGGGCTGATTGGTGCCCTCACTGTCATGATGCTGTTTCTGCTGCGAGGGGCTGCGTTCGGTGCGGAGCGGCTGGTCCCCCGGCAGGCCAATGGCGACCATGGAGCTCCCAGTGCCGACGAGGCGGCCTTCCTCACCCGCCTGCTGGCACGGATCGGCCTCGGTGTGATCGTCGTGGCGGCGGTGGTGGCGCTGGTGCCCGGCAGTGGCCTGGCGGTCGACCGGCCCTTCGCCCTAGCCGTGTCCGCCTCCGTTCCGGTGGCCGCGCTGGCGGCGACCACCGGGCTGTCCGGGCCGCACTTGTCCCGGCACACGTCGGCTCTGGCTCTCGCCGCTATCCCTGTCGTGGTGGGCGCCGCCCTCGGTCTGCCGCTACACAGCGCCCCCGCCAGCACGCTGCTGCTGACCGGCGTGGCGATTCTTCCGATCTTGCCGCTGATGCTGGTGGGCCAAGTCGCCCTCTACCGAATGCTGCGCCGCCCAGCCGATGAGCACGGGTTTTTCGTGTCCACCATGCCGCCGCTCTCCGACAGCCCGGTGAACCGGTGA
- a CDS encoding alpha/beta fold hydrolase, with amino-acid sequence MRQVDCQGTAGRAKTRDGRELFYMELEGPAGGGPPATVVFEGGLAATRSYWALVQPDVAASARAVVYDCSGLGRSAPDPQPRDLARLADDLGNLLDHLGAGPFVLVGHSWGGPIVRRTAAARPERIAGLVLVDPTDEACDLLFDQSIRRVEKFRCWMAMALARVGLFGLLFRKVTAALPTDAAADMRVEAFTVRAARTMGAEQVAIEADLTALREYPPAIGDVPVTIISATQPTPGMNARARASVNASHAHRARQFPRGRHVYAQEADHMVPTTEPTVITDEITRLLKAL; translated from the coding sequence ATGAGACAGGTCGACTGCCAGGGCACAGCGGGACGGGCGAAGACCCGTGACGGCCGCGAACTCTTCTACATGGAGCTTGAAGGTCCGGCGGGTGGCGGGCCGCCCGCGACGGTGGTGTTCGAAGGAGGACTCGCCGCGACCCGCTCCTACTGGGCGCTCGTCCAGCCCGACGTGGCGGCGTCGGCGCGGGCGGTGGTGTATGACTGCAGTGGCCTCGGGCGCAGCGCGCCCGACCCGCAACCGCGTGATCTCGCCCGGCTCGCAGACGACTTGGGCAACCTGCTCGACCATCTCGGCGCGGGACCTTTTGTCTTGGTTGGGCACAGCTGGGGTGGCCCGATCGTGCGCCGCACCGCCGCCGCGCGACCGGAGCGGATCGCGGGGCTGGTGTTGGTCGATCCCACGGACGAAGCCTGCGATCTGCTCTTCGACCAGTCCATTCGCAGGGTGGAAAAATTCCGGTGCTGGATGGCGATGGCACTGGCCAGGGTCGGACTGTTCGGCCTTCTGTTCCGGAAGGTGACCGCCGCTCTGCCCACCGACGCGGCCGCGGATATGCGCGTGGAAGCCTTCACTGTCCGGGCGGCGCGCACCATGGGCGCCGAACAGGTCGCCATCGAAGCCGACCTCACGGCCCTGCGCGAGTACCCTCCGGCCATTGGTGACGTCCCGGTCACCATCATCTCCGCCACCCAGCCCACTCCGGGCATGAACGCACGCGCCCGCGCGTCCGTGAACGCGTCCCACGCGCATCGGGCGCGGCAGTTTCCGCGTGGACGCCATGTCTACGCCCAAGAGGCCGACCACATGGTGCCGACGACCGAGCCCACTGTCATCACCGACGAGATCACGCGACTACTCAAGGCACTCTGA
- a CDS encoding heavy metal-responsive transcriptional regulator: protein MAEWMTIGEAAAMSGVSPKAVRLYEQRGLLPEVRRSSSGYRLFSENHVETLRFITRARTAGLSLGDIGTVLSLQREGHAPCAHVRSALDRRLGELDGIIAELTLLRDRIRRLQDQAPDGQEPEAGFCSIIQSQLS, encoded by the coding sequence ATGGCTGAGTGGATGACCATCGGCGAGGCGGCTGCCATGTCCGGCGTAAGCCCCAAGGCGGTCCGCCTCTACGAACAGCGCGGCCTCCTACCCGAGGTGCGACGCTCGTCGTCCGGTTATCGGCTGTTCAGCGAGAACCACGTAGAGACTCTCCGGTTCATCACCCGCGCCCGGACGGCGGGGCTCAGCCTGGGGGACATCGGGACGGTCCTGTCTCTCCAACGGGAGGGGCACGCGCCGTGCGCGCATGTGCGTTCGGCGCTGGACCGGAGACTCGGCGAACTCGACGGCATCATCGCCGAGCTCACGCTGTTGCGCGACCGTATCCGTCGCCTCCAGGACCAGGCCCCCGACGGCCAGGAGCCGGAAGCAGGCTTCTGCTCGATCATCCAGTCCCAGCTCAGCTGA
- a CDS encoding TetR/AcrR family transcriptional regulator, whose amino-acid sequence MSKPTADATDRPDVISRTGPRRSESARLAVLHAADDLLVERGFAGLTIEGIAQRAGVAKQTIYRWWKSKVDILLDTLADDARDALQWRIPEGDTAAEEDLKAHLRRVADFFQDPAGQVLQALVGHAQLDEKTAAALRSGFLREQRERDIAGLRALLTRSLHVTVGDQTAGRLVDLSFGPLYYRALVFGEPIDEEVVDATARAVLMLARESAA is encoded by the coding sequence GTGAGTAAGCCGACCGCCGACGCCACCGATCGGCCCGATGTCATCAGCCGAACGGGCCCGCGCCGCAGTGAGAGCGCCCGGCTCGCGGTACTCCATGCCGCGGACGACCTGCTGGTAGAGCGCGGATTCGCCGGGCTGACCATCGAGGGCATCGCCCAGCGTGCGGGTGTGGCCAAGCAGACGATCTACCGCTGGTGGAAGTCGAAGGTCGACATCCTCCTCGACACCCTCGCCGATGACGCACGCGACGCTCTGCAGTGGCGCATCCCCGAAGGCGACACCGCAGCCGAAGAGGATCTCAAGGCTCACCTGCGGCGCGTTGCGGACTTCTTCCAGGACCCCGCCGGTCAGGTGCTCCAAGCGCTTGTGGGCCATGCCCAGTTGGACGAGAAAACAGCCGCGGCGCTGCGGAGCGGGTTCTTGCGGGAACAGCGGGAGCGCGACATCGCTGGGCTGCGAGCACTCCTTACCCGCTCCCTCCATGTCACTGTCGGCGACCAGACCGCCGGGCGTCTTGTTGATCTGTCGTTCGGCCCGCTGTACTACAGGGCGCTTGTGTTCGGGGAGCCGATCGACGAGGAGGTCGTGGACGCCACCGCACGCGCTGTACTCATGCTGGCCCGGGAGTCTGCTGCCTGA
- a CDS encoding O-methyltransferase produces MTSALLSTMVRNVLDGISAEQHRVDEVEQPKLLRKVRERSTPWTPEELVEACASGYYAAPPEIGRMIYTFVRATRPETVFEFGTSYGFTAIHIAAALRDNGFGMLHTAELHEGKCAAARKNLASAGVGEYAEVIQGEAVEILSSFSHRIDFLYLDGWAEFYLEVLRAAEPRLRAGALIHADDTEKFAAGARPYLDYVRDPSNGYVSTAIADGQGLELSTFTRPSERELS; encoded by the coding sequence ATGACGTCAGCCCTGCTCTCAACCATGGTGCGCAACGTGCTGGACGGAATCTCCGCAGAACAGCATCGAGTCGACGAGGTGGAGCAGCCCAAGCTGCTGCGGAAGGTCAGGGAACGCAGCACACCGTGGACGCCGGAAGAGCTGGTCGAGGCGTGCGCAAGCGGCTACTACGCTGCCCCGCCCGAGATCGGCAGAATGATCTACACCTTCGTTCGCGCCACACGACCTGAAACCGTTTTTGAATTCGGCACATCCTACGGATTCACGGCGATCCACATCGCCGCGGCACTCCGCGACAACGGATTCGGGATGCTGCACACCGCCGAATTACACGAAGGGAAATGTGCGGCGGCGAGAAAAAACCTGGCATCGGCAGGAGTGGGGGAATACGCCGAAGTCATCCAGGGAGAAGCCGTGGAGATCCTTTCGTCGTTCTCCCATCGCATCGACTTCCTCTACCTGGACGGATGGGCCGAGTTCTACCTGGAGGTTCTCCGCGCCGCCGAACCACGGCTCCGCGCCGGCGCCCTGATCCACGCGGACGACACCGAAAAGTTCGCGGCCGGAGCCCGTCCCTACCTCGACTACGTGCGCGACCCGTCCAACGGCTACGTGTCCACCGCCATCGCTGATGGACAGGGGCTCGAACTCTCCACGTTCACCCGTCCGTCAGAGCGGGAGCTTTCATGA